A genome region from Leptospiraceae bacterium includes the following:
- a CDS encoding type II toxin-antitoxin system VapB family antitoxin: MKLIKNSSNIYGLYNILSNMKTTIDITDNLLNEAKLIASQENRTLREIIEASLRKYLTEKKAKSNFELKSKSFCGSGLQPEASLDWSYLSEKIY; encoded by the coding sequence ATGAAGTTAATAAAAAATAGTAGCAATATATATGGGTTGTATAATATACTTAGCAATATGAAAACAACCATTGACATAACAGATAATTTATTGAATGAAGCAAAACTCATAGCTAGCCAAGAAAATCGAACTTTGCGCGAAATCATAGAAGCATCTTTACGTAAATATCTTACAGAGAAAAAAGCAAAATCGAATTTTGAACTCAAAAGTAAAAGTTTTTGTGGTTCTGGTTTACAACCAGAAGCTTCGCTCGATTGGTCATATCTATCTGAGAAAATTTATTAA
- a CDS encoding AAA family ATPase gives MLKKLTKPDVSVDLKDTDFAKLDLKDKEFHPDYFIFQVEALKQIRQALDNPQFYKHFILAGDEGAGKRSSITSLLKKEYSTKNKFPKFYYFRKSNSIVEDPEYKEGLTPLFDPDSETTPIIYDPTPNTMSLVGIPTEKKYHPGNLIKATGGFLILPIIKLVQEPVVYDLLKSCLLTEKIDFINLPELNFFQSLDRTLPQFPINVRVILIGEEHLYEQLLKRDNNLHEVFKMKIDLEYEAELNKKNISRFSGLIDAITLKEYPAPALSAKKRLLEEALKLNESKSKFSLNVTDIKTIYEEAMVLSKTKKDMKGATITDADIEAAILNLEKRDSLPKKKYYEDLKNGMYNLTVSGKRLGRINGLSIFTPYSTHQEYGQVSVISSRALMGSGNFINIEREVNLSGDVHDKGVFILQSYLKGLFANFSAFAVDISILFEQSHSIVDGDSATVAELIATLSALSGYEIPSNIAITGSMSQYGETMPVGAINQKVEAWYSISKLLGSPKDIYSVYIPTANAKDLVLSAEIVKAIQDGKFNILSFSHVTEVVPEILKMPMGKIEKDGKYTQDSILRRIEDRLEKKKEVEKDS, from the coding sequence ATGTTAAAAAAATTGACTAAGCCTGACGTTTCTGTAGATTTAAAAGACACTGATTTCGCGAAATTAGACCTTAAAGATAAAGAATTTCATCCTGACTACTTTATTTTCCAAGTAGAAGCACTCAAGCAAATTCGACAGGCACTAGACAACCCTCAATTTTATAAACATTTCATACTCGCTGGAGACGAAGGCGCCGGAAAAAGAAGTAGCATTACATCTCTCCTCAAAAAAGAATACTCTACTAAAAATAAATTTCCTAAGTTTTATTATTTCAGAAAAAGCAATTCGATTGTGGAAGATCCAGAATACAAAGAAGGCCTTACTCCTTTGTTCGACCCAGATTCGGAAACAACTCCCATAATTTACGATCCGACTCCAAATACAATGAGTCTTGTCGGAATCCCTACTGAGAAAAAATACCACCCAGGGAATTTGATTAAGGCAACAGGCGGTTTTTTAATTTTACCTATTATTAAACTTGTTCAAGAGCCAGTAGTTTACGATTTGCTAAAGTCTTGTCTCTTAACTGAAAAAATTGATTTTATTAATTTACCTGAATTGAATTTTTTCCAATCCTTGGATAGAACTCTTCCTCAATTTCCAATTAATGTAAGAGTAATCCTAATTGGAGAAGAACATCTGTATGAGCAACTCTTAAAAAGAGACAACAACTTACACGAAGTATTTAAAATGAAAATCGATTTGGAATACGAAGCTGAGTTAAACAAAAAAAATATTTCTCGTTTTTCTGGACTGATCGATGCAATTACTCTGAAAGAATATCCTGCACCAGCATTGTCCGCTAAGAAACGTTTATTGGAAGAAGCACTTAAATTAAACGAAAGTAAATCGAAATTTTCTTTAAATGTTACTGATATAAAAACTATTTACGAAGAAGCAATGGTACTTTCCAAAACTAAAAAAGATATGAAAGGTGCAACAATTACGGATGCAGATATTGAAGCAGCTATATTAAATTTAGAAAAAAGAGATTCTCTTCCTAAGAAAAAATACTACGAAGATTTAAAAAACGGAATGTACAATCTAACCGTTAGTGGAAAAAGACTTGGACGTATAAACGGGCTTTCTATTTTTACTCCTTATTCCACTCATCAAGAATATGGGCAAGTCAGTGTTATTTCCTCACGTGCTCTCATGGGTAGTGGAAATTTTATTAACATTGAGAGAGAAGTTAACCTTTCTGGCGATGTTCATGATAAAGGTGTATTTATTTTACAATCATATTTAAAAGGTCTATTTGCAAATTTTAGTGCATTTGCTGTTGATATATCTATTTTGTTTGAACAAAGTCATTCTATAGTGGATGGAGACTCCGCTACAGTAGCTGAATTAATTGCTACACTTTCAGCATTATCAGGATATGAAATTCCTAGTAATATTGCAATCACAGGCTCAATGTCACAATACGGGGAGACAATGCCGGTAGGAGCAATTAATCAAAAAGTAGAAGCATGGTATTCAATATCTAAACTTTTGGGAAGTCCGAAAGATATATATTCTGTTTATATTCCGACTGCAAATGCGAAAGATTTAGTTCTTTCCGCAGAAATTGTCAAAGCAATCCAAGATGGAAAATTCAATATACTTTCATTTTCGCACGTAACTGAAGTTGTTCCAGAAATATTAAAAATGCCAATGGGAAAAATTGAGAAAGACGGCAAATATACGCAAGACAGTATTTTGCGTAGAATTGAAGACAGATTAGAAAAGAAAAAAGAAGTCGAAAAAGACTCCTAA